From a region of the Pontixanthobacter gangjinensis genome:
- the pdhA gene encoding pyruvate dehydrogenase (acetyl-transferring) E1 component subunit alpha, with translation MAKPARTSKASAKKAPAKASADKKPATKQALNQSDEDFALHSLQAAHEEAPLYDASDEELLKFYEQMLLIRRFEEKAGQLYGLGLIGGFCHLYIGQEAVAIGLQSALDNDKDSVITGYRDHGHMLAYGIDPNVIMAELTGRQAGISKGKGGSMHMFSTEHKFYGGHGIVGAQVALGGGLALAHKYNEDGGICLAYFGDGAANQGQVYETFNMAALWNLPIVFVVENNGYAMGTAVKRGSAETEFHRRGTAFRIPGMDVDGMDVLAVRSAAEIAFKHVRDGNGPVLMELNTYRYRGHSMSDPAKYRTREEVQEKRDHHDPIEAIKKILADRGKTEADLKVIDKAIRARVAESADFAESSPEPDPAELYTDVLVEEYHS, from the coding sequence TTGGCAAAACCGGCTCGGACCAGCAAAGCTTCCGCAAAGAAAGCTCCTGCGAAAGCATCAGCGGATAAGAAGCCTGCAACGAAGCAGGCTCTTAATCAATCGGACGAGGATTTTGCGCTCCACAGCCTTCAAGCCGCGCATGAAGAGGCGCCTCTTTATGATGCCAGTGATGAAGAGTTGCTGAAATTTTACGAGCAGATGCTACTCATCCGCCGGTTTGAGGAAAAGGCGGGCCAACTTTATGGCCTCGGTCTAATTGGCGGTTTTTGTCATCTCTACATTGGTCAGGAAGCTGTCGCCATCGGCCTGCAAAGCGCTCTCGATAATGACAAAGACAGCGTGATTACGGGTTATCGCGACCACGGTCACATGCTGGCTTATGGTATTGATCCCAATGTTATCATGGCTGAATTGACTGGCCGTCAGGCCGGAATTTCCAAGGGCAAGGGCGGCTCGATGCATATGTTCTCGACCGAGCATAAATTTTATGGTGGCCATGGTATCGTGGGCGCACAGGTCGCGCTCGGCGGAGGATTAGCGCTCGCACATAAATACAACGAGGATGGTGGCATTTGCCTCGCCTATTTCGGCGATGGCGCGGCTAACCAAGGGCAGGTTTATGAGACCTTCAACATGGCGGCATTGTGGAATTTGCCGATTGTGTTTGTGGTTGAGAATAACGGATATGCGATGGGCACCGCGGTAAAACGCGGCTCCGCAGAAACCGAATTTCACCGTCGGGGCACTGCATTCCGTATTCCGGGCATGGATGTCGACGGGATGGATGTTTTGGCTGTGCGATCAGCTGCTGAAATCGCGTTCAAGCATGTCCGCGACGGCAATGGCCCAGTTCTGATGGAACTGAACACCTATCGTTATCGCGGGCATTCAATGTCCGATCCGGCTAAATACCGGACCCGTGAAGAGGTTCAGGAAAAACGGGACCATCACGATCCGATTGAGGCAATCAAGAAAATCCTCGCAGACCGAGGCAAGACTGAAGCTGATTTGAAGGTAATCGATAAAGCAATCCGGGCGCGAGTGGCTGAATCAGCTGACTTTGCAGAAAGCTCACCCGAACCGGATCCGGCGGAACTCTACACTGATGTTTTGGTGGAGGAGTACCACTCATGA
- a CDS encoding MFS transporter, whose protein sequence is MQEFLLAAAGGVMVANAYYIHPIISEVADGFEVSAATIGLVPALNQIALALGIFLLLPLGDRYSNRRLSIIFAIGQTLALCAMALSKSFWLFLFGSTILGFLTIAPYLLPAYASKRVSGERLGSMTATLTAGTIFGILLARTGAGFIAQQFDWHLVYVIAAILMVLTTLTLPLIMQGRRPRADTGPKSNYITLVMSLFPLLRAHPQVVVSGIIQALNFGIFLSIWLGLALHLTSAEMGYGTDTVGYLAGFAVVALFATPRLGAWADKVGASKARFRLAVVQMAGVALLWPFGDSLWLLIIPIVIMNTVGPAIDVTGRMTTLELAPDIRTRLMTGYIMLMFIGAGLASWAGTAAYEFAGWPGDAALALVLSMALVALSWRQARKVALSA, encoded by the coding sequence ATGCAGGAATTTCTTCTGGCTGCAGCCGGCGGGGTCATGGTTGCGAACGCATATTACATCCACCCGATTATTTCCGAAGTAGCAGACGGCTTTGAAGTCAGTGCGGCAACCATCGGTCTGGTCCCAGCACTGAACCAAATTGCCTTGGCGCTGGGCATATTCCTGCTGCTGCCGCTGGGTGACCGTTACAGTAACAGGCGGCTGTCAATTATCTTCGCAATCGGCCAAACTCTGGCGCTGTGCGCCATGGCCCTATCCAAGAGCTTCTGGCTATTCTTGTTCGGCTCCACTATTCTCGGCTTCTTGACTATCGCACCATATTTGCTGCCAGCCTATGCATCTAAACGAGTGAGCGGCGAGCGCTTAGGGTCAATGACCGCTACGCTTACAGCAGGAACAATTTTCGGGATATTGCTTGCCAGAACCGGCGCTGGTTTTATCGCCCAGCAATTCGATTGGCATCTGGTTTACGTCATCGCCGCAATCTTGATGGTGCTCACGACATTGACTCTACCGCTGATTATGCAAGGGCGCAGGCCGCGTGCTGACACTGGTCCGAAGAGCAATTACATCACCCTCGTCATGTCGCTTTTCCCTTTGCTTAGGGCACACCCACAAGTGGTCGTTTCAGGAATTATCCAGGCACTGAACTTCGGCATCTTCCTTTCGATTTGGCTGGGGCTGGCTTTGCATCTCACAAGCGCTGAAATGGGGTATGGCACGGATACAGTGGGCTATCTCGCAGGTTTTGCAGTCGTTGCTTTGTTCGCCACACCTAGGCTTGGCGCCTGGGCAGACAAGGTTGGAGCAAGCAAGGCCCGGTTTAGGCTAGCAGTCGTGCAGATGGCCGGCGTCGCACTACTTTGGCCATTCGGCGACAGCCTGTGGCTACTTATCATTCCGATTGTTATTATGAACACCGTCGGGCCGGCAATTGACGTTACCGGCAGAATGACCACGCTCGAACTCGCACCTGACATTCGCACGCGTTTGATGACAGGCTACATCATGCTGATGTTCATCGGAGCGGGCTTGGCGAGTTGGGCTGGAACTGCTGCATATGAATTTGCCGGCTGGCCAGGCGATGCAGCGCTAGCATTGGTTCTATCGATGGCGCTGGTGGCGCTATCGTGGCGCCAGGCGAGGAAAGTCGCGCTAAGCGCTTAG
- a CDS encoding TadE/TadG family type IV pilus assembly protein — MSPFRKMIRRLRANKQAVAITEFALATPLVLTVGLAGLETGNLAITSMRVNQAAMHIADNASRIGDTSTLANRKIYESDLNDLLLGSNLQAGENIDLYEYGRVILSSLQVVPGSDPQQQYIAWQRCKGRKTSPSTYGDEGTGKDDPSFVGMGPKDQEVFAMEGEPVMFVEVAYDYQPIVTDAFLSDTTIRATSAFQVRASRDLTEIYQKDPDSPDDIARCDIYDSYKEIPPPPRKTGSWSWLFSDDPDATGLPGSSGIVSSGSSGVGSSGVTIGATSTGGPGTTTTTTSGGGAGIGTTSGGGPGTTTTTTSGGNSGNIDNGNGEWCPTWGWWC, encoded by the coding sequence ATGAGCCCTTTTCGAAAAATGATCCGTCGGCTGCGCGCGAACAAGCAGGCCGTCGCCATAACAGAGTTTGCGCTGGCCACACCTCTTGTACTAACCGTTGGCTTGGCCGGTCTGGAAACGGGCAATCTTGCCATTACCAGTATGCGAGTCAATCAGGCGGCAATGCATATCGCCGACAACGCATCGCGCATTGGCGACACATCGACGCTTGCAAATCGCAAGATTTATGAAAGCGACCTCAACGATCTGTTGCTAGGTTCAAACCTCCAAGCAGGCGAGAATATCGATCTTTATGAATATGGGCGGGTTATTCTCAGCAGCCTACAGGTAGTACCGGGCAGCGACCCACAGCAGCAATATATCGCTTGGCAGCGCTGCAAAGGGCGCAAGACATCGCCGTCCACCTATGGTGATGAAGGCACCGGAAAGGACGACCCAAGCTTTGTCGGGATGGGTCCCAAGGATCAGGAAGTATTTGCAATGGAAGGCGAGCCGGTGATGTTTGTCGAGGTGGCGTATGATTACCAACCTATCGTAACCGATGCATTCTTGAGCGATACAACAATCCGGGCGACGTCAGCATTTCAAGTCCGCGCAAGCCGCGATTTGACTGAGATTTACCAAAAAGATCCAGACTCGCCGGATGATATCGCCCGCTGCGATATCTACGATTCCTATAAGGAGATCCCGCCTCCCCCAAGGAAGACTGGCAGCTGGTCATGGCTATTCAGCGATGATCCCGATGCAACGGGTCTGCCTGGTTCAAGTGGAATTGTAAGCTCTGGCTCGAGCGGGGTGGGAAGTAGCGGCGTCACGATCGGAGCAACATCAACTGGCGGCCCTGGAACGACAACTACGACGACTAGTGGTGGCGGAGCAGGGATCGGAACAACATCGGGGGGCGGTCCTGGAACGACAACTACGACGACTAGCGGTGGTAATTCAGGCAACATTGACAATGGGAATGGCGAATGGTGCCCAACGTGGGGTTGGTGGTGCTAG
- a CDS encoding VOC family protein: MTSHPIKLGGVHHAAYRCKDAKETVEWYERVLGMEYTSAFSEDHVPSTGAYDPYMHVFLDAGNNNVLAFFELPQQPEMGRDENTPAWVQHLAFRVGSEAELLAAKAHVESLGIDVLGPTHHGIFKSIYFFDPNGHRVELATDIGTDEQYSELKKVAMPMLDEWSATKKAPRHADWLHAIARDEHKSN, translated from the coding sequence ATGACTAGTCACCCGATTAAATTGGGCGGTGTCCATCACGCAGCATATCGCTGCAAGGACGCCAAAGAGACCGTTGAATGGTATGAGCGAGTGCTCGGCATGGAATACACCTCGGCATTTTCTGAGGACCATGTCCCATCAACCGGTGCCTATGACCCCTACATGCATGTATTCTTGGACGCAGGGAACAACAACGTCCTCGCGTTCTTCGAACTACCGCAGCAGCCTGAAATGGGGCGCGATGAAAACACCCCTGCATGGGTCCAGCATCTGGCATTCCGCGTCGGATCTGAGGCGGAGCTGTTAGCAGCGAAGGCCCATGTCGAAAGCCTCGGCATCGATGTTCTTGGCCCAACCCATCATGGCATTTTCAAATCGATCTATTTCTTCGATCCCAATGGCCATCGAGTTGAACTTGCCACAGACATAGGAACGGACGAGCAATATTCGGAGCTTAAAAAGGTCGCGATGCCAATGCTCGACGAATGGAGCGCAACCAAAAAGGCACCTCGTCATGCAGATTGGCTTCACGCCATTGCCCGGGATGAGCATAAGTCAAATTGA
- a CDS encoding carbon-nitrogen hydrolase family protein — protein sequence MPRIAVLQMNTGIDPQRNACVLVDALERAADGGAVMLFTPEMSTLLDSNRARAAVHVVPEAENLAISMVRDACANTGVWLALGSIPVAGSGAKSANRSLVIDATGQIRARYDKMHMFDVDLASGESWRESSAYQAGSDVVVVETPIGRLGLTICYDIRFPVLFDQLGRAHCDVIAIPAAFTVPTGQDHWHVLQRARAIEASAYVVAAAQTGEHQDGRKTYGHSLVVDPWGKVLLDMGKQPGMAFAEIEADRIAEVRSQLPSLANRRDIPKSTSP from the coding sequence ATCGATCCTCAGCGAAATGCCTGTGTTTTGGTCGATGCGTTGGAACGTGCGGCTGATGGCGGGGCGGTGATGCTGTTCACGCCGGAAATGTCCACTTTGCTCGATAGCAACCGGGCGAGGGCAGCGGTACATGTCGTGCCTGAGGCTGAAAATCTCGCAATTTCAATGGTGAGGGACGCATGCGCGAATACAGGAGTTTGGCTTGCGTTGGGATCAATTCCGGTCGCAGGATCTGGAGCAAAATCTGCAAATCGTTCGTTGGTGATTGATGCCACTGGTCAGATCCGCGCTCGTTATGACAAAATGCATATGTTCGACGTTGATTTGGCCAGTGGCGAGAGTTGGCGGGAATCAAGCGCCTATCAGGCAGGTAGCGATGTAGTGGTAGTTGAAACTCCAATCGGCCGGCTAGGGCTGACAATATGCTACGACATTCGTTTTCCAGTTCTGTTTGATCAGCTGGGTCGCGCACATTGTGACGTTATTGCGATACCGGCAGCGTTCACGGTGCCGACTGGTCAAGACCATTGGCACGTTCTGCAGCGCGCCCGGGCCATAGAGGCATCTGCTTACGTCGTCGCCGCCGCTCAAACCGGTGAACATCAAGACGGACGCAAGACATACGGTCACAGCCTCGTGGTAGACCCATGGGGTAAAGTGCTGCTCGACATGGGAAAACAGCCGGGGATGGCGTTCGCCGAGATAGAGGCTGACCGAATTGCCGAAGTGCGCTCGCAACTACCCAGTCTTGCCAACCGCCGCGATATCCCTAAATCCACCTCACCATGA
- a CDS encoding FtsB family cell division protein, giving the protein MTVQGHKIALPKEQLTQGLALAALLILTGLAIAGPSGLLAWGENLQLLDQRHAQIAALTEERDTLKNRVELMDPNNADPDLAGEEIRRNLNFVHPDEVVLTLPDAGE; this is encoded by the coding sequence ATGACCGTTCAGGGACACAAGATCGCGCTGCCGAAGGAGCAGCTGACTCAGGGATTGGCGCTTGCTGCTCTGTTGATCTTGACCGGGCTTGCAATTGCCGGGCCGAGTGGCTTGCTTGCATGGGGTGAGAATTTGCAATTGCTCGATCAACGTCACGCTCAGATTGCTGCACTTACTGAGGAACGCGATACCCTGAAGAACCGGGTCGAGTTGATGGACCCCAATAATGCCGATCCGGACCTTGCTGGCGAAGAAATTCGCAGGAATCTTAATTTTGTTCATCCCGACGAAGTTGTCCTCACGCTTCCCGATGCCGGCGAATAG
- the hppD gene encoding 4-hydroxyphenylpyruvate dioxygenase has product MPDLYENPAGLDGFEFVEFCAPERGRLEPVFAAMGFTLVAKHRSKDVDLWRQGGINLIANYEPRSAAWFFAREHGPSACGMAFRVKDAAKAYEHLIAQGAEPVANEPGPMELRIPAIRGIGGAILYLVDRYEGKTGENDLSIYDIDFEYLPSVDTHPVGAGFNIIDHLTHNVYNGRMAYWADYYETLFNFREIRFFDIKGEYTGLTSKALTAPDGKIKIPLNEEGEGGKGQIEEFLKEFNGEGIQHIALICDDLVGCWDRLKEFGVPFMTAPPQAYYEMLSERLPGHGEDEDALQMRGILMDGTTDGGQPRLLLQIFAEAQVGPVFFEFIQRKGDDGFGEGNFKALFESMERDQINRGALKVEEKVEEVAEVAPLPVD; this is encoded by the coding sequence ATGCCTGACCTGTATGAAAACCCCGCCGGCCTAGATGGATTCGAGTTCGTTGAGTTTTGTGCTCCGGAACGTGGCCGATTGGAACCAGTGTTCGCCGCTATGGGCTTCACCCTAGTCGCAAAGCATCGCAGCAAGGATGTCGATCTGTGGCGTCAAGGCGGCATCAATCTGATCGCAAATTATGAACCGCGTTCTGCCGCTTGGTTCTTTGCTCGCGAACATGGCCCCAGCGCCTGCGGTATGGCCTTCCGTGTAAAGGATGCTGCCAAAGCTTATGAACACCTGATCGCTCAAGGTGCTGAGCCTGTGGCGAACGAGCCTGGACCGATGGAACTGCGAATTCCTGCAATCCGCGGTATAGGCGGCGCGATTTTGTATCTGGTCGACCGGTATGAAGGCAAAACCGGTGAGAATGATTTGTCGATTTACGACATTGATTTCGAATATTTGCCTAGTGTTGACACTCACCCGGTTGGCGCTGGCTTCAACATTATCGATCATTTGACCCACAATGTTTACAATGGCCGGATGGCCTATTGGGCCGATTATTACGAAACGTTGTTCAACTTCCGCGAGATCCGTTTCTTCGACATCAAAGGCGAATATACCGGTCTTACCTCCAAGGCGCTGACTGCGCCTGACGGCAAGATCAAGATTCCGCTCAATGAAGAAGGCGAAGGCGGTAAGGGCCAGATCGAAGAATTCCTGAAGGAGTTTAATGGAGAGGGCATTCAGCACATTGCCCTGATCTGCGACGATTTGGTCGGCTGTTGGGATCGCCTTAAAGAATTTGGCGTGCCCTTCATGACCGCCCCGCCCCAAGCTTATTACGAAATGCTAAGCGAGCGGTTGCCCGGACATGGTGAAGACGAGGATGCGCTACAAATGCGCGGCATCCTGATGGATGGTACCACTGATGGCGGTCAGCCACGCCTACTTCTGCAGATATTTGCCGAAGCTCAAGTAGGTCCAGTGTTCTTTGAATTTATCCAACGCAAGGGCGATGATGGATTCGGCGAAGGCAATTTCAAAGCGCTATTCGAAAGCATGGAGCGGGACCAAATCAACCGCGGAGCGTTAAAAGTGGAGGAAAAGGTTGAAGAGGTCGCTGAAGTTGCACCTCTGCCTGTCGATTGA
- a CDS encoding mechanosensitive ion channel family protein, with protein sequence MQSGTTSPPGETYDKTVNTVATLQDQIVDMGEGIVRALPNMAIALVIIVITWLVAKFAVKIADKLIGKTEMRPSLKNLIDTLVRLAIWIVGFMIALTVVMPGLTPASMIAGLGIGAVAIGFAFQDIFENFLAGVLIMLREKMRIGDVIECDGITGKVEHITLRETYIRKLSGEVTLVPNSMLFKNPVEILTDETERRHEVLAGVSYDTDLDQAADVIRKAVESVDAVLTDKGIDVFACEFNSSSVDFRVRWWAGSKPRDMHESRDAVIRSIKRALDDAGIEIPFPYVTHTFKEAVPLAGQAKD encoded by the coding sequence ATGCAATCCGGAACTACATCGCCTCCCGGCGAGACGTACGATAAAACCGTCAACACTGTTGCAACGCTGCAAGACCAAATAGTTGATATGGGCGAAGGCATTGTCCGCGCCTTACCCAATATGGCAATTGCCTTGGTGATTATCGTTATCACTTGGCTCGTCGCAAAATTCGCGGTCAAGATTGCCGACAAGCTGATCGGCAAGACTGAGATGCGGCCGAGCCTGAAAAATTTAATTGATACCTTGGTCAGGCTGGCGATCTGGATCGTTGGTTTTATGATCGCCCTCACTGTTGTTATGCCGGGCCTTACGCCAGCTAGCATGATTGCCGGCCTCGGTATCGGCGCGGTTGCGATTGGTTTCGCGTTTCAGGATATATTTGAAAACTTCCTTGCCGGTGTTCTTATAATGCTTCGCGAAAAAATGCGCATTGGCGATGTGATCGAATGCGATGGAATTACCGGTAAGGTAGAACACATCACTTTGCGCGAGACGTATATCCGCAAACTTTCGGGTGAAGTCACTCTTGTTCCGAACTCGATGCTGTTCAAAAATCCGGTCGAGATTTTGACCGATGAAACAGAACGTCGCCATGAAGTTCTAGCAGGCGTTTCCTACGACACCGATCTGGACCAGGCTGCCGACGTAATTCGCAAAGCTGTCGAAAGCGTCGATGCCGTTCTGACTGACAAGGGCATCGACGTTTTTGCTTGTGAATTCAATTCAAGCTCTGTCGATTTTAGAGTGCGGTGGTGGGCCGGATCAAAGCCCCGCGACATGCATGAAAGCCGCGATGCGGTAATTCGCTCGATCAAGCGCGCGCTTGATGACGCCGGAATAGAGATACCGTTCCCTTATGTTACGCACACTTTCAAAGAAGCTGTGCCATTGGCTGGACAAGCTAAAGACTAG
- a CDS encoding acyl-CoA dehydrogenase family protein: MIENEELAEIRRAVRSLCEEFPGEYWREKDRKRAYPGEFVDALTKAGFLAALIPEEFGGSGLSLDAAAVIMEEIQASGCNGAAAHAQMYVMNTLLRYGSNEQKQAYLPGIAKGELRLQAFGVSEPTSGTDTLSLRTFAKKDGDDYVVNGQKIWTSRAEHSDLMMLLARTTPREQVEKKTEGLSLFLVNMRDVVGNGMTIKPIRTMMNHSTTEVFFDDMRISASALIGEEGKGFRYILSGMNAERILIAAECIGDAKWFIERATEYANERQVFGNPIGKNQGVQFPIARCYAQMRAAELMVHDAASAFDEGGNAGAEANMAKMLASEASWSAADMCVQTHGGFGFAEEYDVERKFREARLYTVAPISTNLILSYLAEHVLGLPRSY, translated from the coding sequence ATGATCGAAAATGAAGAACTTGCAGAAATCAGACGCGCTGTTCGTTCGCTATGCGAAGAATTTCCGGGAGAATATTGGCGTGAGAAGGATCGCAAGCGGGCCTATCCCGGTGAATTTGTAGATGCGTTGACTAAAGCGGGATTTCTCGCGGCGCTTATCCCTGAGGAATTTGGCGGGAGCGGTCTATCGCTCGACGCTGCTGCGGTAATCATGGAAGAAATCCAAGCCTCAGGCTGTAATGGCGCGGCAGCTCATGCGCAAATGTATGTGATGAATACTTTGCTTCGCTACGGCAGCAATGAGCAGAAGCAGGCCTATTTGCCCGGTATCGCCAAGGGTGAACTGCGTTTGCAAGCATTTGGCGTTTCCGAACCGACCAGCGGAACCGATACGCTCAGCTTGCGGACTTTCGCCAAAAAAGACGGCGATGATTATGTGGTGAACGGCCAGAAAATCTGGACCAGCCGCGCCGAGCATTCCGATCTCATGATGTTGCTAGCTAGGACAACTCCGAGAGAGCAGGTGGAAAAAAAGACCGAGGGTTTGTCGCTTTTCCTCGTGAATATGCGTGATGTGGTCGGCAATGGTATGACCATTAAACCAATCCGTACCATGATGAACCACTCGACGACCGAGGTTTTCTTCGATGACATGCGAATTTCAGCATCTGCGTTGATAGGCGAAGAGGGGAAGGGCTTTCGCTACATCCTATCCGGCATGAATGCAGAACGAATTCTGATAGCTGCCGAATGTATCGGCGACGCCAAATGGTTCATCGAGAGAGCGACGGAATATGCAAATGAACGGCAGGTGTTCGGTAACCCCATTGGAAAGAATCAGGGAGTGCAATTCCCGATTGCGCGTTGCTATGCCCAAATGCGCGCGGCAGAGCTGATGGTCCACGATGCTGCAAGTGCCTTTGATGAAGGCGGTAACGCCGGTGCAGAAGCCAATATGGCCAAAATGCTGGCGTCGGAGGCTAGCTGGTCTGCCGCAGATATGTGTGTGCAGACGCACGGCGGGTTTGGCTTTGCAGAAGAGTATGATGTCGAACGAAAATTTCGCGAGGCCCGGCTGTATACGGTGGCACCAATATCGACCAATTTGATTCTCAGCTATCTGGCGGAACACGTTCTCGGTTTGCCGCGATCCTATTGA
- a CDS encoding pyruvate dehydrogenase complex E1 component subunit beta, with amino-acid sequence MTIELKMPALSPTMEEGTLAKWLVKEGDEVSSGDILAEIETDKATMEFESIDEGTIGQILIAEGTENVAVGTVIATLSGEGDETAPAPAPSPAAEPAPAPSPSASKPAKSEPKSDPEIPHGTNMATVTVREALRDAMAEEMRRDERVFVMGEEVAEYQGAYKVTQGLLDEFGPKRVIDTPITEYGFAGIGTGAAMGGLRPIVEFMTFNFAMQAIDHIINSAAKTNYMSGGQMRCPIVFRGPNGAASRVGAQHSQNYGPWYASVPGLIVIAPYDSSDAKGLMKAAIRCEDPVVFLENELVYGRSFELPELDDHVLPIGKARIMREGTDVTIVSYSIGVGLSLEAAEILAAEGIEAEVIDLRTLRPLDKQAVLDSLAKTNRVVIAEEGWPTCSIASEIVAICMEDGFDHLDAPVTRVCNEDVPLPYAANLEKIALIDTPRIVEAVKKVCYRN; translated from the coding sequence ATGACTATTGAACTTAAGATGCCCGCGCTTTCACCAACCATGGAAGAAGGCACACTCGCAAAATGGCTGGTCAAAGAGGGCGATGAAGTGTCCTCCGGCGATATTCTTGCCGAGATTGAGACTGACAAAGCGACAATGGAATTTGAGTCGATCGATGAAGGCACAATTGGCCAGATCCTGATCGCAGAAGGTACCGAAAATGTAGCTGTTGGCACCGTTATCGCGACGCTATCGGGCGAGGGTGATGAAACTGCTCCGGCCCCTGCCCCGAGCCCGGCGGCTGAGCCCGCACCGGCTCCTTCTCCGTCAGCATCGAAGCCTGCTAAGAGCGAACCGAAAAGCGACCCCGAAATTCCGCACGGTACAAACATGGCAACCGTCACCGTTCGCGAGGCTTTGCGCGATGCGATGGCGGAGGAAATGCGCCGCGACGAGCGTGTATTCGTGATGGGCGAGGAAGTGGCCGAATACCAGGGTGCCTACAAGGTAACTCAGGGACTACTCGATGAATTTGGACCAAAAAGGGTGATCGATACACCGATCACCGAATATGGTTTCGCGGGTATCGGCACGGGCGCTGCGATGGGCGGCTTGCGCCCGATTGTAGAGTTCATGACGTTCAATTTCGCGATGCAAGCGATTGATCATATCATCAACTCTGCGGCCAAGACCAATTATATGTCTGGCGGACAGATGCGTTGCCCGATTGTCTTTCGCGGCCCGAATGGCGCGGCCAGCCGTGTCGGCGCGCAGCACAGTCAGAACTACGGACCTTGGTATGCAAGCGTTCCAGGGCTGATAGTCATTGCGCCTTATGATTCATCCGATGCCAAGGGGCTGATGAAGGCGGCAATCCGTTGTGAAGATCCCGTGGTATTTCTTGAAAACGAGCTGGTTTATGGTCGCAGCTTCGAATTACCCGAACTCGACGATCATGTTCTGCCAATCGGCAAGGCGCGCATAATGCGTGAAGGCACCGATGTTACCATAGTTAGCTATTCGATTGGCGTGGGCCTATCGCTCGAAGCTGCCGAAATATTGGCTGCCGAAGGTATTGAAGCTGAAGTGATCGATCTGCGCACGCTACGTCCACTAGACAAGCAAGCCGTACTAGATAGCCTCGCCAAAACCAACCGCGTCGTGATTGCAGAGGAGGGCTGGCCGACTTGCTCTATCGCTTCGGAAATCGTCGCAATTTGCATGGAAGATGGCTTCGACCATCTTGATGCGCCGGTCACCCGTGTTTGTAATGAAGACGTTCCGTTGCCATATGCCGCCAATCTTGAAAAGATCGCGCTGATTGACACGCCGCGCATTGTCGAGGCGGTCAAAAAGGTATGCTATCGCAACTAG
- a CDS encoding DUF1178 family protein yields the protein MIVFDLSCPSGHRFEGWFKSSEEYTSQAARGLVSCPECGLTGVTKAPMAPSVGAKGNRQVAGLEKLDAPRGQRKAPITNGKLPPEVGKAMRELPEIQAKALKDSKYVGDSFAEKSRAMHYGEQDAQNIHGEATLNEAKELLDEGIAVSPLPFPVAPPDDLN from the coding sequence ATGATCGTATTTGACCTTTCTTGCCCTAGCGGCCACCGTTTTGAAGGCTGGTTCAAGTCGTCGGAAGAATATACCTCACAGGCGGCGCGCGGGTTGGTGTCTTGCCCAGAATGCGGTCTGACCGGAGTGACTAAAGCCCCAATGGCTCCGTCAGTGGGTGCGAAGGGGAACCGCCAAGTTGCTGGATTGGAGAAGCTTGACGCTCCTCGAGGGCAGCGCAAGGCGCCGATCACTAATGGCAAATTGCCGCCCGAAGTCGGAAAGGCGATGAGGGAGCTTCCTGAAATCCAAGCCAAAGCCCTCAAGGACAGTAAGTATGTTGGCGATAGCTTCGCTGAGAAATCGCGGGCAATGCATTATGGCGAGCAAGATGCGCAGAATATCCATGGGGAAGCGACCTTGAATGAAGCGAAGGAGCTTCTTGACGAAGGGATAGCAGTATCGCCGCTGCCTTTTCCGGTTGCACCACCGGATGATTTGAACTGA